GGAGCTTGCCAGCATCGGGATGAATGAGAAAACAGCGGCAGCCAAGGGGATCGACTATTCGGTTTGGACCGAAGCGTTTATCAGCAACGACCGGAGCTTGGCCGAAGGAGAATTGACTGGAATGGTCAAGCTGCTCTTAGACGAAAAAGAGAAGCCAATCGGTGTCCAGATCTTAGGGCCAGGCGCAGGAAACCTGATCAGCGAGTGGGTGGCGGCACTCAACGGCAAAGTCAAGCTGTCTACGATCGCTGCGGCTATCCATCCCTACCCGACCATCGGTGAAATCAACAAGAAGGTGGCCGGCAACTTTTTCTCGCTGAAAATTTTTTCAGATAAAGTCAGAAAAGGCCTCAAATTCTTCTTTCATTTGAAAGGCAGGGCCTGCGGACAAGCATAAAAGGAAGATTGCGCTTCAGCATTGCAAGGAAGGAGAAACACTCATGAAGATGGCAATGATCGGTTTGGGACGGATGGGAATGAATATGGCAAAGCGGCTTTTGCAAGGCGGCCATGAGGTTGTCGCTTACAATCGCTCACCGGAAAAAACCCATGCACTGGTTAAAGAAGAAGGGGCGATCGGGGCTTATTCGCTTGCCGAGGTGGTTGAAAAACTTCCAACACCCCGGATACTATGGCTGATGCTGCCGGCGGGAAGAGCTGTTGATGACCACATCGACGTACTCAAAGATCTTCTCACGCAGGGCGACATCATCATAGACGGCGGCAACACTTTTTACAAAGACGACCGGAAACGGGCTGAACGTCTGCATGATAAAAATATCCGGTATGTCGATGTGGGCGTAAGCGGCGGCATATGGGGCCTGAAGATTGGTTACTGCCTGATGATGGGTGGTGACAGACAGGTAGTTGAAAAGTTGGAACCGATTTTTAAAACCCTTGCCCCTAAGGAAGGCTATCTGTATTGCGGGGCAACGGGCGCCGG
The window above is part of the Desulfobacterales bacterium genome. Proteins encoded here:
- the gnd gene encoding decarboxylating 6-phosphogluconate dehydrogenase; translation: MKMAMIGLGRMGMNMAKRLLQGGHEVVAYNRSPEKTHALVKEEGAIGAYSLAEVVEKLPTPRILWLMLPAGRAVDDHIDVLKDLLTQGDIIIDGGNTFYKDDRKRAERLHDKNIRYVDVGVSGGIWGLKIGYCLMMGGDRQVVEKLEPIFKTLAPKEGYLYCGATGAGHFVKMVHNGIEYGMMQAYGEGFEILEASSYSKDFDYQKIAHLWNQGSVVRSWLLELLEDAFGHDARLKDIKGFVEDSGEGRWTLQQAIDTAVPAPIIALSLFQRFRSRQENTFSDRVLSALRRDFGGHAVKDAE